The following are encoded in a window of Sphaerisporangium siamense genomic DNA:
- a CDS encoding VOC family protein, producing MSLIWEQVVIDAADPVALGQWWTKALGWVVVNDAEDEYEIRVAPDLLPGLLFTPVPEGKQGKNRLHLDFRPKDQKAEVERLLALGARPADVGQGDERWVVLADPEGNEFCVLSDRREDTA from the coding sequence ATGAGCCTCATATGGGAACAAGTCGTCATCGACGCCGCCGATCCGGTGGCGCTCGGCCAGTGGTGGACCAAGGCCCTCGGCTGGGTGGTGGTCAACGACGCCGAGGACGAGTACGAGATCAGGGTCGCCCCCGACCTTCTCCCCGGACTGCTCTTCACACCCGTGCCGGAGGGCAAACAGGGGAAGAACCGCCTCCACCTGGACTTCCGCCCGAAAGATCAGAAGGCGGAGGTGGAACGCCTGCTCGCGCTCGGCGCCCGCCCGGCCGACGTGGGCCAGGGCGACGAGCGGTGGGTCGTGCTCGCCGACCCCGAGGGCAACGAGTTCTGTGTGCTCTCCGACCGCCGGGAAGACACGGCCTGA